Below is a window of Senegalia massiliensis DNA.
CATAAAGGTTTATGATTGTATTAGGGTCACTAGTCATAATACCTTCTACTTTGTCAAGAGTTACATTTTCTGCATCCCAGTAATTATCATTTTTTTCCATAACTAATTTGTTTTCATGTTCCCATTCTGTTACTTTAAATGCTCCATTAGATACCATGTATTCTACATCTGATGCATATTTTTCTCCCCACTCTTCTACTTTATCTTGTCTTGCAGGTAAGAAAATACTATTTTGTAATTTACTTAAAAATGCTGGATTTGGTGATTTTAATGTTACCTTAAGAGTTTTTTCATCTTCTGCTTTAATTCCTACTTCAGCTGAATCTTTTATATCACCTGAGTTATAAGCTTCTGCATTTACAATATCATATAGCATATATGCATATGTTGATGCAGTTTTAGGATCTAAACCTCTTAACCATGAATATTCAAAATCTTGAGCTGTTACAGGTTCTCCATCTGACCACTTAGCATCTCTCAACTTGAATATATATTCTGTTCCGTCTTCATTTACTTCCCAAGATTCTGCCATTGCTGAACCTTCTTCTGGTAACCCTTCTTCATTAAGTCTTATTAGTCCATCTAATGTATCAATAAGTATTCTACTTGAAGTAGCATCTTGTGATATTTGTGGATCAAGACTTGGTGGTTCTGAATTCCAATTCATTCTAAGTACCTGCTCTTCAGCCAATTCCTTGCTTGATGATTCATCCTTTGAGCCTTCATCTGTAGAGCTATCATCTCCCCCACAAGCAGTAAGAGCTAATGAACCTACAAGAACAAATACTAATAATAGTGATAGTAATTTGGTTCTTTTCATTAATTATGTCCTCCATTCTGTTATTAAAGTTAATCACCTTAGTTTGTTTTAAATTTTCTGGATATTTAATGCATCCCTTTAATTGTAAACTGAAAATGACTTATATAAAATTATAGAATAGTGAAAAAATAAAGTCAAAATTATTAAGTTTTTATAAAGAATGCTTTATTTTTTACTTTTCATTATTATTTTATAACCTTGTTAATTACAGGAGTACATATAATTAATGATATATTTTAAATTATTTCACATTTATAAATATTTTGTAATATTTAAAGGATGAATCAAAAGATTCATCCTTTAAATATATCTTATTTTACAAAATAAGCTTTATATAATCCATCTGTAACTTGAAGTGGTAATCTTACAACGCCTTTTAGTTTAGGGTTTTCAAGTAATACAGCCACTGAGTGATCTTGAGGAGCTACTGGTAGTTCTTCCATTAAGATCTTTTCAGCTTCTAACATTGCATTCATTCTTTCTTCACTATCATTAGTAGTTTGAGCTGTTTTAATTAACTCATCATACTCTGCATTAGACCAAGCAGCAGTATTTTGTGGTCCATCTGTAACCCACATATCCATGAAAGTCATAGGATCATTGTAATCTCCAATCCATCCTGAATATGAGAATGCAAAGTCTTTTTTGTTTTCTCTATCAATCTTAACTTTAAATGTAGCAGTGTCTATTCCTACTTCTATACCTAAATTTTCTTTCCAATATTGTTGCCAAATTTGCGCTCTTTGAAGTGAGTTTTCACTATCAAAAGTAAGGAATTTGATTCCTTTCATATCTTCTACTGTCTTTCCAATTTCGTCTAATCCTTCTTCTAATAACTTCTTAGCTTCTTCAGCTGTAGCACCATTACCTAAGTCTTTTAATAATTCTCCATTAGCTTCTCTAAATGTTGTTCCTTCAGGTCCTGGCATTCCAGGTGGTACAAATGCCCATGCTGGTGGAACTACACCTTGAGTTCTAGCTTCTTGTATTTTCTTTCTATCTACTGCCATACCAAATGCTTTTCTTATCTTAACATTTTTAAAGAATTCATTTTCAGTATTAAATGTATAGTAGAAAGTAGATGCTTCTGGATAAGTATTTAATTTATCTTTATATTGCTCTATATATTGTGATGGTACATTTATCCAATCTAATTCTCCTGTTTCATAAAGGTTCATTATAGTATTAGGATCGTTTACCATGATACCTTCTACTCTTTCAAGTTTAACATTTTCAGCATTCCAATAATCTGCATTCTTTTCCATAACTAATTTATTTTCATGTTCCCATTCTACTACTTTAAATGGTCCGTTAGACACTAAATACTCAACCTCTGAAGCATACTTTTCTCCCCACTCTTTAACTTTATCTTCTCTTGCAGGTAAGAAAGTACTATTTTGTAATTTACTTAAGAAAGTTGGATCTGGTCTTTCAAGTGTTACTTTAAGAGTTTTTTCATCTTCTGCTGTTATTCCTACTTCATCAGCATTATCTATATCTCCTGAATTATAAGCTTCTGCATTTTTTATAGCATAAAGCATGAAAGCATAAGTTGAAGCTGTTTCTGGATCTAATGCTCTTTTCCAAGAATATTCAAAATCTGCTGCTGTTACAGGTTCTCCATCTGACCACTTAGCATCTCTTAAATTGAATATATATTCTGTTCCGTCTTCATTTACTTCCCAAGTTTCAGCCATTGCTGAACCTTCTTCTGGTACACCATCTTCATCTAATCTTACCATACCTTCTAATGTATCATTAAGTATTCTACTTGAAGTAGCATCTTGTGATATTTGTGGATCTAAACTTGGAGGCTCTGACTGCCAATTTATTCTAAGCACTTGATCTTCAGCCATTTCCTCTTCGCCTGCATCTTCACCTTCATCATTATTTTCACCTTCTGTTGCCGGATCATCTGTGCTTTCTTTTGTATCATCATCGCCAGCACAACCAGCAAGAGCTACTGAAAATACCATTGCAAAGATTAATAGCATTACTAACAACTTATTTTTTTTCATTAAATTTGTTCCCCTTTCATATTTTATAATCAATAATTACTGCCAGAAAATTCCTTATGTCACCCCCTCTGATGTTAATTAACTTATATTTTATATTCCATAAGAATATTTAAAATCCTTCTCAATTTTAGAAATATTTTAAATATTCTAATAAAAAAATATAAATTATCTATTAACAATATTTCTGAAAGCTCTTAAAAGTATTACTTTTGTTTAATAGATTAATTAAATTATACGGAATTTTTAAATTAATGTCAAGAATATATTTCGCTTTTTTTATTTGTGTGTATCTTGCTTATATTCTAAATATTATATATATTACAATAGTATTACTTTGTTAACTATATAATTATATTTTGTCAATTGTCTAATAAAAGCTATTTAGAGATATAATCCATATACTATTCTTTCTTGTATCTCTAAATTATTTATATGCACAAGCATTATATTTAATTACTTTTTCTGTTTTTGTAATAGAATCTTAATATTCAAATATTAAAAAAAAGCAAAGAAAAAGTATCAAGTTATTAACTCGATACTTTTCAAAAAACTTATTCTACTAAATGACATGCTACATAATGACCTGGTTTTACTTCTCTTAGTTCTGGTGCTTTTTGTCTACATATGTCTTTAGCATATTTACATCTATTTTGGAATTTACAGCCTTCAGGAGGATTAATTGGACTCGGAACATCTCCTTCAAGTATAATTCTCTTTCTCCCTTTAGATGCTTCAGGATCTGCAATAGGTATTGCAGAAAGTAATGCTTGAGTATATGGGTGTAATGGCTCATTATAAAGGTCATTACTTGATGTAAGTTCCATTATCGCACCTAAATACATTACTGCTATTCTATCTGATATATGCTTAACCATTGAAAGATCATGAGCTATAAATAAATATGTTAATCCCATCTCTTTTTGTAAATCTTCAAGTAAATTTACAACTTGGGCTTGAATAGACACATCAAGTGCAGAAATAGGCTCGTCACATACTATAAATTTAGGTTCAACAGAAAGAGCACGTGCTATACCTATACGTTGTCTTTGTCCACCACTAAATTCATGTGGGAAACGAGAAGCATGTTCTCTGTTAAGACCTACAGTTTCAAGCAGTTCATATATTCTCTTCATTCTTTCTTTGCCTTTTCTCAAATTGTGTATATCCATTCCTTCACCAATAATATCTCCAACTGTCATACGAGGATTAAGTGAAGCATATGGATCTTGGAATATCATTTGAGTTTCTTTTGCAAAATTTTTCATTTCTTTTTTATTTAATTTATGAACATTCATTCCATCAAAAATTACTTCTCCATCAGTAGCATCATATAGACGTATAAGAGTTCTTCCAGTAGTAGATTTACCACAACCAGATTCACCTACAAGACCTAATGTTTCTCCTTCTTTTATAGCGAATGATATACCATCTACCGCTTTAAGAATTTGATTTCTACCAACTTTAAAATGCTTTTTTAAATTTTTAACTTCAATTAAATTCTTTTTGTTATCTAAATTTTTTTCTGCCATTATTCTCTCCCCTTCTTGATAGGATTTTCTACATCTGGAGCCATCTCATGTTGTAACCAACATTTCACATAATGATCTTCAGAAAGGTAAGTTTTTTCTGGCATTTGCTCCTTACAAATAGGCATTGCATATTTACATCTTGCTGCAAATGGACAACCTTTCGGTGGAGAGAATAAATCTGGAGGTGTTCCTTCAATAGGAACTAATCTTTCTTTTTCATCTGTATTAACTTTTGGTATTGATCTCATAAGTCCCCAAGTATATGGATGTTGCCCATTATAGAATATTTCATCTAATGTACCTGATTCAATAACAAGTCCGGCATACATAACAACTACTCTTTGTGCAATATCAGCTACCACACCAAGGTCATGAGTTATTAATATTATTGCTGTATCAAAATCTCTCTGTAAATCTTTCATTAAATCAAGTATTTGAGCTTGTATTGTAACATCTAGAGCTGTAGTAGGTTCATCAGCAATCAAAAGCTTAGGATCGCAAGATAATGCTATAGCTATCATTGCACGTTGTCTCATACCACCACTAAATTCATGTGGATATTGCTCTACACGCTTTTCTGGATTAGGAATACCAACAACATCTAACATTTCAATGGCTTTTTTCTTTGCTTCAGCTTTTGAAAGTCTTTGATGTTTTATAAGTCCTTCCATAATTTGTTTACCTACTTTCATAGTAGGATTTAAAGACGTCATAGGATCTTGGAAAATCATACTTATCTCACTACCACGAATAGATTCCATTTGTTTGTCAGTAAGTTTAGTAAGATCTTTTCCATTAAACATAACCTGACCATCTTTTATTCTACCTGGAGGCATTGGAATAAGTTGCATTGTTGATTGTGCAGTAACAGATTTACCACAGCCAGATTCACCAACTATAGCCACAGCCTCTCCTTTATTTACATAAAATGATACTCCTCTAACTGCTTGCACTTCTCCTGCATATGTGTCAAAGGATACTCTTAAATCTTTAACATCTATTAAAGTCTTACTTTTATCTCTAGCCATCTATATTCCTCCTATTGTCTTAGTCTTGGGTCTAATGCATCTCTAAGTCCATCACCGAATATTTGGAATGCGAGCATTATTAAACTTATTACTACTGATGGAAATACTAATTGATATGGCTCTAATAAAAGCATACGTGTTCCATCTTTTGATAAAGCACCAAGACTTGCATCTGGTACTGGAATTCCAAGGCCTATATAACTTAAGAATGCTTCAGAGAATATTGCTGAAGGTATTGCAAAAGTTATACTAACAATTATAACACCTATAGTATTTGGAATAAGATGCTTTGAGATTATTCTTCCTGCATCTGCTCCAAGAGTTTTAGCTGCCATTACAAATTCCATTTCTTTTATTTGAAGTATTTGTCCACGAACAAGTCTTGCCATTCCACCCCATCCAGCAATAGATAATGCAACTATAATACTTAAAAGTCCTGGAGGTAATACTGTTGTAAGAAGTATAACCCAAATAAGATAAGGTATTGCAAATATAATTTCTACAAAACGCATCATTATATTATCTACATTTCCGCCTGTATATCCTGAAATACCACCATATATAACACCGATTGTAAAGTTAAGTAAAGCTGTAACAACACCTATAAATAATGATATTCTAGTTCCTTCCCAAACTCTTACATATAAATCTCTTCCTAATTCATCTGTACCAAACCAATGTTCACCACTTGGTTTTTCGTTTGTAAGTAATAAATCACCTGTTACTGAATCATATTGACTTAACATTGGTGCAAATATTGCAAATAATGCAATTATAATTAAAATACCCATAGAAACAATAGCTAATTTATTTGATTTTAATCTTCTCCATGCATCTGCCCAGTATGTAAGAGATGGTCTTACAATAGCTTCAGCATCAGAAGCAGTTTTTCCTTCTATAACAAATTTATCTTTACTTAATTCCGCCATAATATACCTCCTATTCTATTCGTCTATTCTTATTCTTGGATCAACAAAACCATATACTATATCTACTACAAACACCATAAAAATAAGTAACATTGCATAGAAAAGCGTAGTACCTAGTATAAGTGTATAATCATATTGGTTAACTGCATCTACGAAGAATTTACCCATTCCTGGTATAGCAAATATTCTTTCTATAACAAATGAACCTGTTACTATTGATGCAATAAGTGGTCCAAGAAGTGTAATTATCGGAAGTATAGCATTTCTAATAACATGCTTTATTACTATAGCTGTCTTAGATAATCCCTTAGCTTTAGCTGTTTTCACATAATCTGAACCCATAATTTCAATCATATTTGTCTTCATCATTCTAGCTTGGTAAGCTATAAGTCTAAGACCTAATGCAAGTACTGGTAAAATCATATAAACCGGTCCATTCCAACCTGCTACTGGGAACCACCCAAGCTCCCGTCCAAAAACGTATTGGAATAGCGATGCAAACACAAAGTTAGGTACCGAAACCCCTACAACCGCGAGTATTATAACGAAGTAATCAAAAAATCCTTTATTATTTAGGGCGGCTATTATACCAAAGGTCAGTCCAAAGAAGAGTCCAATACCTACTGCCCAAAGTCCTAATGTCATTGACTTAGGAAATGCTTCCATAATTATATCATTTACTGTTCTAGTTTTATACACCATCGATAAACCAAAATCACCTTTTACTGCATTTTTAAGAAAATAACCATATTGTACAATTAAAGGTTTGTCCAAACCATATTTTGCTTCTAAGTTTCTACGTATTTCTGGCTCTAATCTCTTACCTCCACTAGCTAATGGATCTCCTGGCAATTGATGCATCAAGAAAAACGTAATTGTAGCTATAAGCCATATACTAATAATCATGAAAAATATACGTTTAATTATATACCTTCCCATTTAACACACCTCCATAAGTTTTATAAAATAAATAATTTCTGAATTGCCGATTTATAACTTGTCTATTCACCCCCTAAAAAAACAAACTATAAGTATAAATATAATAAAACAAAAATTACAAATGATTATAATTTTCAGAAAAATGCCTTTTAAAAAAATAAACTTTTATAATTTAATTTTCAAAAAAGGGTTTTAATCTTGAAAAGAAACTCTATCCCATTAGTGATTAGAAGAATAGTAATGATAAGTTATATATATAATATAATTTTTTAAACATTTATGCAATTACATAATTTTTAATATTTTATTACGTTTTATTAATATAATGAGTAATGCTATAAAACTTATTTATGTATTATAATACATTTTATTGAATATTTCAAAATAATATTCTCAAAACAATATTAATATTTTTTAAAATTAAAGCCTCTAAATACTTAGAGGCCCTAATTTTAGCTATTTAATTTTTTACTTATTAATTTGTTTACAATTCCAGGATTAGCCTTACCACGTGTCTTTTTCATAACTTGACCAACTAAAAATCCAAGTGCTCTATCTTTACCATTTTTATAATCTTCTATTGACTCCGGATTTTCATCCAATGTTTCATCCACAATTTTTTCTATTTCACCTTCGTCATTAATTTGGATAAGCCCTTTTTCTTTTACTATTTTATTTGGATCTTTACCTTCTTCAAACATTTCTCTTAAAACTTTTTTACCAATCTTATTGCTTATCTTGCCACTATCTATAATTTTTATAAGATCCGCAAATTCTTTTGATGAAAATCTCATATCTTCAACTTCCATATCTTCATCTTTTAATCTTCTTAAAATATCACCCATTATAAGATTACTTGCAGTTTTGAAATCTACTGAATGAGATACGGTATCTTCATAAAATAAAGCTAAATTTTTTGAAGCTGTAAGAACTTCTGCATCATATTCTGGTAAATCATATTGTTTAATAAATCTATTCATCTTATCCTCAGGTAATTCTGGTAAACTTTTTCTTATATTCTCTATCCATTCATTACTTATTTCCATATCAACTATATCAGGCTCAGGGAAATATCTATAATCACTTGCATCTTCTTTTGTTCTCATAGATATAGTTTCACCTTTTAAATCGTCATAACGTCTAGTTTCACGGACAGTATCTTCACCTTTTTCCAATAATTCAATATGTCTTTTTTGCTCAAATTCCATTGCTTTTACTGCTGATTTAAATGAATTCAAGTTCTTTATTTCTGTTATAGTACTTTTTTTACCAGTTTCTTCATCAACAATATTGATATTTACATCACATCTCAAAGATCCTTCTTCCATTTTACAATCAGAAACCTCAATATATTGTAATACAGATTTCAACTTTTCTAGAAACTGTTTTGCTTCTTCTGGAGAGTTCATATCCGGTTCTGAAACTATCTCTATTAATGGAACACCTGCTCTATTATAATCTAATAATGTACCACCATCTTTTGAATGAATAGATTTCCCAGTATCCTCTTCTATATGAATTCTAGTAAGATTTATTTTCTTTTTTCCGTTTTCAGTATCTACTTCAATATATCCACCTTCACAAAGAGGCTTATCATATTGAGATATTTGATATCCCTTTACTAAATCAGGATAATAATAATTTTTTCTATCCATTTTTGTATGATTTGCTATATTTGAATTAAAAGCAAGACCTGCTTTTATTCCATACTCAACTACCTTTTCATTTAATACAGGAAGTGAACCTGGAAGCCCTAGACATATTGGACAACAGTGTGTATTAGGATCTCCTCCATATTCTGTAGTACATGAACAAAATATCTTAGAATTTGTTGAGAGTTCTGAATGTATTTCAAGTCCTATTATAGTTTTATATGACATTATTTCACACCTCCCAAATCTGGAGTTTGTTTAAAATTTATTTCCTTTTCGAAATTATATGCTACATTTAATATTTTAGCTTCATCGAAATTCTTACCTATTATTTGAAGTCCTATAGGCATATTATCTGATAATCCACAAGGAATTGATATTGCTGGTACTCCTGCTATATTAACTCCTACAGTTAATTTATCTGACTGATACATAGCAATAGGATCATCATTCTTCTCACCTATTTTAAATGCAGTAGAAAGTGTAGTAGGAGATATTAATATATCATATTTTTCAAATGCCTTATCAAAATCATTTTTTATTAGAGTTCTAACTTCTTGAGCTTTTTTATAATATGCATCATAATAACCAGAACTTAAACAATAAGTTCCCATCATAATTCTTCTTTTAACTTCTTCTCCAAAACCTTCAGATCTAGTTTTTACAAATAACTCTTCAGTATTATTATAATTGCTAGATCTATTTCCATATCTTATTCCATCGAAACGAGCTAAATTTGAACTTGCTTCAGAAGGAGCTAATATATAGTATGTTTCAAGCCCATATCCTGAATGAGGAAGACTCATCATTTCAACTTCTGCACCTAAGTTTTCAAATGTTTTTATAGATTGTTCCATTTGACTTTTAACGTTACCTTCTAATCCTTCTAGATATTCTTTAGGTACTCCAATTTTAAGTCCTTTTATATCATTTTTTAATCCATCTAAATAATTTTCTTTTTCTCTTTTAACTGAAGTAGAATCCATTTTGTCATATCCTGCAATAACATTCATAACTATAGCAGCATCTTCTACATTTCTTGTAAATGGTCCTATTTGATCAAAAGAAGATGCAAATGCAATTAAACCATATCTAGATACAAGTCCATATGTTGGTTTAAGACCTACAAGCCCACAAAAAGAAGCAGGTTGACGTACTGAACCTCCTGTTTCAGATCCTAATGAAAAAGGTGCCATTTGAGAAGCTACTGCTGCTGCAGAACCTCCACTAGAACCTCCTGGAACACGAGAAATATCCCAAGGATTTTTTGTGATTTGAAATGCTGAAGTTTCAGTAGATGATCCCATAGCAAATTCATCCAAATTAGTTTTACCTATTATTATGGCATCTGCATTTTTTAAATTCTCTATAACTGTAGCATCAAATGGTGGAATATAATCTTTAATTATATTAGAAGCACATGTAGTTTTTAATCCTTTTGTAGAAATGTTATCTTTTATTGCTACAGGGATTCCTGCTAAATATCCTAATTGTTCACCATTTTTTCTTTTTTCATCAATTTCTTTTGCTTTTTTAAGCGCTTCTTCTTTATTTAATGTTAAAAAAGCTTCTATACTATTATCATATTTTTCTATTCTTTTGAAATATTCTTCTATTAAATCTACAGACGTTACTTCTCCAGATTCTAATTTATCTTTTAATCTTGTGATACTAAGTTCATTATAATCCATTTTCTCACCTCTTTAGTCTATTACTTTTTTTACCTTTATATAACCATTCTCACTTTCAGGTGCATTTTTCATTATTTTATCTCTTTCAAGTGATTCTTTGACCACATCATCTCTCATAACATTTTTAATATCAGAATGAGGATGGTATGTAGGTTTTACACCTGTAGTATCTACTGACTTAAGTTTTTCTACATAATTTATTACAGAATCAAATTTTGAAGTGAAATCTTCAATATTTTCATCTTTAAATTCAAGTCTAGAAAGCTTTGCAACATGCTTTATTTGATCTTTAGTGATACTCATTTACATTTCTCCTTCCATATAGATTGTTGATAATATAATATAATAACTAAACTTAATTGTAAACTTACATATTTATTATATCTTTTAATTTGTTTTCATCTATTATTTCTATATTTAAATCTACAGCTTTATCATATTTACTCCCAGGATCTTTGCCTACTATTACAAAGTCAGTATTTTTACTTACACTTCCTGTTATTCTGCCACCCATTTTTTCAACTAGTTCTTTGATTTCTTTTCTTGGCACTCCTTCTATTGAACCAGTTATAACTATTTTTTTATCTGTAAATATAGTATTTTCTTCTACTTCTTCTTTTTCATAATGAGGATTTACTCCCAGTTCAAATAAATGCTCTATTTTTGATGTTATTTCTTCATCGCTGAAAAATTCTATTATTTCTTTTGCAACAATATCTCCAACATCTCTGATTGAAATTAAATCTTCATAGTTTGCATTTTTTAAGTTTTCATATGACTTATACTTATTTGCAAGATCTCCTGCAGTCTTTCTACCTACATTTGGTATTCCTAATGCATAAATAAATGCTGCAAGAGTTACATCTTTACTCTTTTCTATAGCATTTAATAAGTTATTAGTTTTTTTATCCCCAAATCTCTCAAGATTTATTAAATCATCATATTCTAATTCATAAATTTGAGATAATTCTTTTAAATCTAATTCTTCAAATAATTGCTTGGCAGTTTTCTCACTAAACCCTTCTATATTCATAGCATTACGACTTGCAAAATGCTCCATTCTTGCAACAAGTTGTGGTTTACAGCTCATGGAGTTAGGACAAAATATATGAACTCCATCTTGTATAAGCTCTGTACTACAGGCTGGACACTCTTTAGGTTTTTCTATTTCTATTCTTTCTTCACAACTATCTTCTACAATCCCCATTATCTCAGGAATTACATCATTAGATCTTCTAAGCCAAACTCGACATCCTAATGCTACATTTTTTCTCTTAATATCATCCATATTATTAAGTGTAGCTCTTCTAACTGTAACTCCTCCAATATCTACTGGTTCAAGTATTGCTGAAGGTGTTACTTTACCAGTTCTCCCTACATTCCAATTAATGTCTAGTAGCTCTGTTGTAACTTCTTCTGCTTTGAATTTATATGCTATTGCCCATCTTGGGAATTTCTGAGTATAGCCTAATACTTCCCTTGTTTTCATATCATTTATTTTTATAACTAATCCATCAGTTAATATATCTAAATTATGTCTATCTTGATCTATTTTCTCTATTTCCTCTATCATATCATCAATATTTTTAAATTTTTTAAAGTAATTTTTTACAGGAAGTCTATTTTCCTTTAAATAATCTATCATTTCTAAATGAGTAGAAAAACTTTTATCTTCAATATATCCTATATTATAAAAATAAGCAGTGAGATTTCTCTTTGCTGTAGCCTTAGAATTTAAGTTTCTAAGTGCTCCTGCTGCTGCATTCCTTGCATTTTTAAGAGGTTCATCAGCTGTTTCATTATATTTTTCTAACTCAGATAAAGGCATTAACCCCTCACCTTGTATTTCCATTTTATTTTTTGTTGGAATAAAAAGTGGTATATTTTTTATAGTTTTTATTTGAGGA
It encodes the following:
- the ligA gene encoding NAD-dependent DNA ligase LigA; its protein translation is MEKIERIEELVEKLNELNYYYYTLDKPKVSDKEYDELYDELVNLEEKTGHILPASPTRRVGGEVLEKFEKHIHLSPLYSLDKSQNYGELREWEARVKRIINEYNSTNDDKLPDPLYIMEYKFDGLTINLTYDNGKLVQGATRGNGEIGEAILPQIKTIKNIPLFIPTKNKMEIQGEGLMPLSELEKYNETADEPLKNARNAAAGALRNLNSKATAKRNLTAYFYNIGYIEDKSFSTHLEMIDYLKENRLPVKNYFKKFKNIDDMIEEIEKIDQDRHNLDILTDGLVIKINDMKTREVLGYTQKFPRWAIAYKFKAEEVTTELLDINWNVGRTGKVTPSAILEPVDIGGVTVRRATLNNMDDIKRKNVALGCRVWLRRSNDVIPEIMGIVEDSCEERIEIEKPKECPACSTELIQDGVHIFCPNSMSCKPQLVARMEHFASRNAMNIEGFSEKTAKQLFEELDLKELSQIYELEYDDLINLERFGDKKTNNLLNAIEKSKDVTLAAFIYALGIPNVGRKTAGDLANKYKSYENLKNANYEDLISIRDVGDIVAKEIIEFFSDEEITSKIEHLFELGVNPHYEKEEVEENTIFTDKKIVITGSIEGVPRKEIKELVEKMGGRITGSVSKNTDFVIVGKDPGSKYDKAVDLNIEIIDENKLKDIINM